The following proteins are encoded in a genomic region of Arthrobacter jiangjiafuii:
- a CDS encoding VOC family protein gives MDWTLEVVVLPVSDLDRSISFYRDQVGFDLDHHTVTDQMEFAQLTPPGSGCSIVIGTLPSQQQMSPGSMHGMQLVVSDARAAREELVARGVEASEVNVIDPRDGGTFFGFTDPDGNSWAVQEMKVRAEQPLIPHSTPAN, from the coding sequence ATGGATTGGACCTTGGAAGTTGTTGTCCTGCCGGTCAGCGACCTGGACCGGTCGATCTCCTTTTACCGCGACCAGGTCGGCTTCGATCTGGACCACCACACCGTCACCGACCAGATGGAGTTCGCCCAGCTCACGCCGCCCGGTTCCGGTTGCTCGATCGTGATCGGGACTCTGCCGTCCCAGCAGCAAATGTCGCCCGGGTCGATGCACGGCATGCAGCTGGTGGTATCCGATGCCCGGGCCGCGCGCGAGGAACTGGTCGCACGGGGTGTGGAGGCCAGTGAGGTCAACGTTATCGACCCGCGCGACGGCGGCACGTTCTTCGGCTTCACGGATCCGGACGGCAACAGCTGGGCGGTGCAGGAAATGAAAGTCCGTGCCGAGCAGCCGCTGATTCCGCACAGCACCCCGGCGAACTGA
- a CDS encoding VOC family protein yields the protein MDTSARIPSPSVRQLRLVVTAEDYEAALAFYRDTLGMPEQESYSGSDGALVTILDAGRATLELSNPAQVRMIDRIEADGKPSLTLRVALEVDDARKATAAAVDGGAQLVAEPRETPWRSLNSRLNAPAGLQLTLFEELD from the coding sequence ATGGATACTTCCGCACGCATACCGTCACCGTCAGTCCGCCAGCTCCGCCTGGTCGTCACGGCCGAAGACTACGAGGCGGCGCTGGCGTTTTACCGCGACACCCTGGGCATGCCCGAGCAGGAGTCCTATTCCGGCAGCGACGGCGCCCTGGTCACCATTTTGGACGCCGGCCGCGCCACGCTCGAGCTCTCCAACCCCGCCCAGGTGCGCATGATCGACAGGATCGAGGCGGATGGAAAGCCCAGCCTGACGCTGCGCGTGGCGCTTGAGGTCGACGACGCGCGGAAGGCCACGGCGGCGGCGGTCGACGGCGGTGCCCAGTTGGTGGCCGAGCCCCGGGAAACGCCGTGGCGGTCGCTGAACTCACGGCTCAACGCCCCGGCCGGCCTGCAGCTGACCCTCTTCGAGGAACTGGACTAA
- a CDS encoding SRPBCC family protein codes for MNNPLTVTMPEGEPYVQYEREFDFPVHGVFRAHVDPELYGQWIGPRDLSTRIDVFDARPGGAYRFVQSRDDDEYAFRGVFHTVREDDFMLQTFEYEGYPDSVTLEYATFTELPGGRSKLTGRSVFPSLEARDGMAATGMETGMTEGYDQLDELLARLPSA; via the coding sequence GTGAACAATCCGTTGACGGTCACGATGCCCGAAGGTGAGCCCTACGTGCAGTATGAACGCGAGTTCGATTTTCCCGTGCACGGGGTCTTCCGCGCCCACGTCGACCCGGAGCTTTACGGCCAGTGGATCGGACCGCGGGATTTGAGCACCCGGATCGATGTGTTCGACGCGCGGCCCGGCGGCGCCTACCGCTTTGTGCAGTCCCGGGACGACGACGAATACGCCTTCCGCGGTGTTTTCCACACCGTGCGCGAGGACGACTTCATGCTCCAGACCTTCGAGTACGAGGGGTATCCGGACTCCGTGACGCTGGAATACGCTACGTTCACTGAACTGCCCGGTGGTCGGAGCAAACTGACCGGCCGTTCCGTCTTTCCGTCTTTGGAGGCCCGCGACGGCATGGCGGCGACCGGCATGGAAACCGGCATGACCGAGGGGTACGACCAGCTCGACGAGCTGCTGGCCCGCCTCCCCTCGGCCTAG
- a CDS encoding SRPBCC family protein: MTNALELNVPEGVPFINFSRELDFPVSQVFHAYADPELIVQWLGPRGMQMEVDHYDFHTGGSYRYIHTGPDGVPYAFSGIFHSVKEDESAIQTFEFSGYPDVVSIEFMTVEQLDGDRTRISVHAVYPSMEARDGMAASGMEGGVAEGFERLDELLAQLQEGSLQGEGAP, from the coding sequence ATGACCAATGCCCTGGAACTGAACGTCCCCGAGGGCGTTCCCTTCATCAATTTCTCCCGGGAACTGGATTTCCCGGTTTCCCAGGTCTTCCACGCCTACGCCGATCCGGAGCTCATCGTCCAATGGCTCGGCCCGCGGGGGATGCAGATGGAAGTGGACCACTACGATTTCCACACCGGAGGTTCCTACCGCTACATCCACACCGGCCCGGACGGCGTGCCGTACGCGTTCAGCGGCATCTTCCACAGCGTGAAGGAGGATGAATCTGCGATCCAGACCTTCGAATTCTCCGGTTATCCCGACGTCGTGAGCATCGAGTTCATGACGGTGGAACAGCTCGACGGCGACCGCACCCGGATCAGCGTCCATGCCGTCTACCCCTCCATGGAGGCCCGTGACGGCATGGCCGCGTCCGGAATGGAGGGCGGCGTGGCAGAGGGCTTCGAACGCCTCGACGAGCTGCTCGCCCAGCTACAGGAAGGCTCTCTGCAGGGAGAAGGTGCGCCGTGA
- a CDS encoding dihydrodipicolinate synthase family protein: MASQPTPQFHGVIPPVVTPRTADGRIDTASLTRLTKHLIEGGVHGLFVLGSSAEVPYLTNDERELVVTTIAGVNAGQVPLIVGACEQTTARVIEEGARMVRLGADALVVTSQFYAISDARETDTHFRSIHAALDVPLFAYDVPVRTHFKLPLDLLLQLGRDGVIAGVKDSSGDDVSFRQLSLGARGIDNFSIFTGHEVVVDGALLGGADGVVPGLGNVDPAGYRRLYDAAKSGDFLQAAAEQDRLADVFNIVYTPTPGRVSGGAGGLGAFKTALMLMGVIDTNVMSAPMVALNEPETAAIATILERNGLI; encoded by the coding sequence GTGGCCTCTCAGCCCACCCCCCAGTTCCACGGCGTCATTCCGCCGGTCGTCACGCCCCGCACCGCCGACGGCAGGATCGACACGGCGTCCCTGACCCGGCTGACCAAGCACCTGATCGAAGGCGGCGTCCACGGACTGTTTGTCCTGGGTTCCTCCGCCGAGGTGCCGTACCTGACCAACGACGAGCGCGAACTGGTAGTCACCACCATCGCCGGGGTCAACGCCGGCCAGGTGCCCCTGATCGTGGGCGCCTGCGAGCAGACCACCGCCCGCGTGATCGAGGAAGGGGCCAGGATGGTCCGCCTCGGCGCGGACGCGCTGGTGGTCACCTCGCAGTTCTACGCGATCTCCGATGCACGGGAAACCGACACCCATTTCCGCAGCATCCACGCCGCGCTGGACGTTCCGCTTTTCGCCTATGACGTGCCGGTCCGTACCCACTTCAAGCTGCCCCTGGACCTGCTGCTCCAGCTCGGCCGCGACGGCGTGATCGCCGGCGTCAAGGACTCCTCCGGCGACGACGTCTCCTTCCGGCAGCTCAGCCTGGGCGCCCGCGGCATCGACAACTTCTCGATCTTCACGGGCCATGAAGTTGTGGTTGACGGCGCGCTGCTGGGCGGTGCCGACGGCGTGGTCCCGGGCCTGGGCAACGTGGATCCGGCCGGCTACCGGCGGCTGTACGACGCCGCGAAGAGCGGGGATTTCCTGCAGGCCGCGGCCGAGCAGGACCGCCTCGCCGACGTCTTCAACATTGTCTACACCCCGACACCGGGCCGCGTCTCCGGCGGCGCCGGCGGCCTGGGCGCGTTCAAGACCGCGCTGATGCTCATGGGCGTCATCGATACCAATGTCATGTCCGCACCGATGGTGGCGCTGAACGAACCGGAAACCGCAGCCATCGCCACCATCCTTGAGCGCAACGGCCTGATCTAG
- a CDS encoding ArsR/SmtB family transcription factor, whose protein sequence is MDSTGDDPLLDRAFLALADPARRQIIARLSRGPATVNELAEPFEISKQAISKHIQVLEQAQLVTRTRDAQRRPVHLNPARLEALTAWIGQYRLVREEQFRSLDAVLRAQAADRGRQAKDPS, encoded by the coding sequence ATGGATTCAACCGGCGACGACCCCCTTCTGGACAGAGCCTTCCTGGCCCTGGCCGATCCGGCCCGCCGCCAGATCATTGCCCGGCTCTCCCGGGGCCCTGCCACGGTCAACGAACTGGCGGAACCCTTCGAGATATCGAAGCAGGCCATCTCGAAGCACATCCAGGTCCTCGAGCAGGCGCAGCTTGTCACGCGTACCCGTGACGCCCAGCGCCGGCCCGTCCATCTGAACCCCGCACGGTTGGAGGCGCTCACCGCTTGGATCGGCCAATACCGGCTGGTCCGCGAGGAGCAGTTCCGCAGCCTTGATGCCGTGCTCAGAGCACAGGCCGCAGACCGCGGCCGGCAGGCTAAGGACCCATCATGA
- a CDS encoding dipeptide/oligopeptide/nickel ABC transporter permease/ATP-binding protein: MRNGLAERLATSGARFTSLNFSSKLAVAFLLLVAFVAVAGPGLAPFGENESSAPVLPPGGEHLMGTDGSSYDVFSRLLYGARVSAAIGLGSVIVAVILGAVLGALAATSRKWVNEGIMRVLDIMMAFPGIALAAALLFALKDHSVALFGSTVPVIIFAIAIVYTPQLARVVRANVLAQYGEDYVRAERVIGAGRLFILTKHVVRNTAAPVLVFATVMVADAIILEASLSFLGAGVQPPSASWGNLMADGRNVVFSGAWWPTTFGGISILLTVLALNILAEGLTDAMVNPRPRRGAPVKEALTKEAPAAKEAAAAVAVPAPAGAAVVPAPPAADEGTVVDEADGAAGTLINRPGSLAALAEELQLLAAVENRRTDRLAPVADDAPVILEVRDLSIRFPGRYGDTAIVDRVSFTVREGETMGLVGESGCGKSITSLAIMGLLPPTAVLSGSITFNGKELLTNDKRDRDQRYRGLRGEQIAMVYQDALSSLNPSMLIKDQLLQLTRRNGRKSPRELLELVKLDPERTLKSYPHELSGGQRQRVLVAMALSRSPKIVVADEPTTALDVTVQKQVVDLLNELREELGFAMVFVSHDLALVASLAHRITVMYAGQVVESAGASELMRNPHHEYTRGLLGAVLSIESDADRLHQIQGTVPSPREFAAGDRFAERSLRPDADPDQVLSFVRVGEGEHYWASHLEDSIPDGRATLSSAGTSAPVPASTGGQA; encoded by the coding sequence ATGCGCAACGGACTCGCTGAGCGGCTCGCCACCTCGGGCGCCCGCTTCACCTCCCTTAATTTCAGCTCCAAGCTCGCCGTGGCCTTCCTGCTCCTGGTGGCCTTTGTCGCCGTCGCCGGTCCGGGGCTCGCCCCGTTCGGCGAAAACGAATCCAGCGCCCCGGTGCTGCCGCCCGGCGGCGAGCACCTGATGGGCACCGACGGGTCCAGCTACGACGTGTTCTCCCGGCTGCTCTACGGCGCCCGGGTCTCGGCCGCCATTGGCCTGGGGTCGGTGATTGTGGCCGTCATCCTCGGCGCGGTCCTCGGCGCCCTGGCCGCGACCTCCCGCAAATGGGTCAACGAAGGCATCATGCGGGTCCTGGACATCATGATGGCCTTCCCCGGCATCGCCCTGGCCGCCGCCCTGCTCTTCGCGCTCAAGGATCACTCGGTGGCCCTCTTCGGCTCGACGGTTCCGGTGATCATCTTCGCGATCGCCATTGTCTACACCCCGCAGCTGGCCCGCGTGGTCCGCGCCAATGTGCTGGCCCAGTACGGCGAGGACTACGTCCGGGCCGAGCGGGTCATCGGCGCCGGCCGGCTGTTCATCCTCACCAAGCATGTGGTCCGCAATACCGCAGCTCCGGTGCTGGTCTTCGCCACGGTCATGGTGGCCGATGCGATCATCCTCGAAGCCTCGCTGTCCTTCCTCGGCGCGGGTGTGCAGCCGCCGTCCGCCTCCTGGGGAAACCTGATGGCCGACGGCCGGAACGTGGTCTTCAGCGGAGCCTGGTGGCCGACGACGTTCGGTGGCATCTCCATCCTGCTCACCGTCCTGGCGCTGAACATCCTCGCCGAAGGCCTCACCGACGCCATGGTGAACCCGCGGCCGCGCCGCGGTGCACCGGTGAAGGAGGCCCTGACGAAGGAAGCTCCCGCCGCAAAGGAAGCCGCCGCCGCAGTGGCCGTTCCCGCCCCGGCCGGCGCCGCCGTCGTACCCGCCCCGCCGGCCGCTGACGAAGGCACAGTGGTGGATGAGGCCGACGGCGCCGCCGGTACCCTCATCAACCGGCCCGGTTCCCTGGCCGCCCTGGCCGAGGAACTGCAGCTGCTCGCCGCCGTCGAGAACCGCCGCACCGACCGGCTGGCTCCCGTCGCAGACGACGCCCCGGTGATCCTGGAGGTCCGCGACCTGTCCATCCGGTTCCCGGGCCGCTACGGTGACACCGCCATTGTGGACCGGGTCAGCTTCACCGTCCGCGAGGGCGAAACCATGGGCCTGGTGGGGGAGTCCGGCTGCGGAAAGTCGATCACCTCGCTGGCCATCATGGGCCTGCTGCCGCCCACCGCCGTGCTGTCCGGATCCATCACCTTCAACGGCAAGGAACTGCTGACCAACGACAAGCGTGACCGCGACCAGCGGTACCGCGGCCTGCGCGGCGAGCAGATCGCCATGGTCTACCAGGACGCGCTGAGCTCGCTGAACCCGTCCATGCTGATCAAGGACCAGCTGCTGCAGCTCACCCGCCGCAACGGCCGGAAGTCCCCGCGCGAACTGCTGGAACTGGTGAAGCTGGATCCGGAACGCACGCTGAAGAGCTACCCGCATGAGCTCTCCGGCGGACAGCGCCAGCGCGTGCTCGTGGCCATGGCGCTCTCCCGTTCGCCGAAGATCGTGGTGGCCGACGAACCCACCACCGCCCTGGACGTCACCGTCCAGAAACAGGTGGTGGACCTGCTCAACGAACTGCGCGAGGAACTGGGCTTTGCCATGGTGTTCGTCAGCCACGACCTGGCCCTGGTCGCCTCCCTGGCGCACCGCATCACGGTGATGTACGCCGGGCAGGTGGTGGAATCGGCCGGTGCCTCCGAGCTGATGCGCAACCCGCACCACGAGTACACCCGTGGCCTGCTCGGCGCCGTGCTCTCGATCGAGTCCGACGCCGACCGGCTGCACCAGATCCAGGGCACCGTCCCCTCGCCGCGCGAGTTCGCTGCCGGGGACCGCTTCGCCGAGCGGTCGCTGCGTCCCGACGCCGATCCGGACCAGGTGCTGTCCTTCGTCCGAGTGGGTGAGGGCGAGCACTACTGGGCCAGCCACCTCGAGGATTCCATTCCCGACGGGCGTGCCACCCTGTCATCTGCCGGCACGAGTGCCCCCGTTCCCGCCAGTACAGGAGGACAAGCATGA
- a CDS encoding ROK family protein has protein sequence MPARGVDSATRCVIGVDLGGTKTAAGIVDAAGTLHATDSRPTPATAGAAAILATAVGLIASLLAQARDAGLEPVAVGIGAAGVIDARDGSVVSATDSLTGWAGTPLAAYLAAQSGLPAFAVNDVHAHNLGEHWQGASAGAASSLLVAVGTGVGGSLIVGGEPQLGARAVAGHVGHIASPYAYDDGGVALPCSCGRAGHLEAVASGPAILDLYRRQSGGDAVSARDVASRAGAGEPAALRAFSLGAAAAGQAVGGLANVLDPAMVVIGGGVTAAGDLWWNPFEAALRAELMDPLAGLAVVPAVLGGNAAVVGAAKLAFDRLAPDRGAPATDAPSAGDTSSATDTPFVQENSHA, from the coding sequence ATGCCGGCCAGAGGAGTGGATTCGGCCACGCGCTGCGTGATCGGGGTGGACCTCGGCGGCACGAAGACCGCTGCCGGCATCGTGGACGCGGCCGGTACGCTGCACGCGACCGACTCCCGCCCCACCCCGGCCACCGCCGGTGCGGCAGCGATCCTGGCCACCGCCGTCGGGCTCATCGCGTCCCTGCTGGCGCAGGCGCGGGACGCCGGTCTGGAACCGGTGGCCGTGGGGATCGGTGCAGCCGGCGTGATTGATGCGCGGGACGGGTCGGTGGTTTCGGCCACCGATTCCCTCACCGGTTGGGCCGGCACACCGCTGGCGGCATATCTGGCCGCGCAGTCCGGGCTGCCCGCGTTCGCCGTCAACGACGTGCACGCCCACAACCTGGGCGAGCACTGGCAGGGCGCCTCCGCCGGAGCAGCGTCCAGTCTGTTGGTGGCGGTGGGCACCGGCGTCGGCGGGTCGCTGATCGTCGGCGGCGAACCGCAGTTGGGGGCGCGGGCGGTGGCCGGGCATGTCGGGCACATTGCCTCGCCTTATGCGTACGACGACGGCGGGGTGGCGCTGCCGTGCAGCTGCGGCCGGGCGGGACATCTGGAAGCTGTGGCGTCCGGCCCTGCCATCCTGGATTTGTACCGGCGGCAAAGTGGCGGCGACGCTGTTTCGGCACGTGACGTCGCGTCCCGGGCCGGTGCCGGCGAGCCCGCGGCTCTCCGGGCGTTCAGCCTGGGTGCAGCGGCCGCCGGGCAGGCGGTCGGCGGACTGGCAAACGTGCTGGATCCGGCCATGGTGGTTATCGGCGGCGGCGTGACCGCGGCCGGGGACCTGTGGTGGAACCCGTTCGAGGCAGCGCTGCGGGCCGAACTCATGGATCCGCTGGCCGGTCTGGCCGTGGTTCCGGCTGTCCTTGGCGGCAATGCCGCCGTGGTCGGTGCCGCGAAACTGGCGTTCGACCGCCTTGCCCCTGACCGCGGCGCACCCGCCACTGACGCACCATCCGCCGGCGACACCTCATCTGCCACCGACACACCATTCGTCCAGGAGAATTCCCATGCTTGA
- the gluQRS gene encoding tRNA glutamyl-Q(34) synthetase GluQRS, whose protein sequence is MPVSPAAATAGAGRFAPSPTGDLHVGNLRTAILAWLFARATGRRFLLRVEDLDPERSTTGTGQLRDLTAVGLSWDAVPVRQSERTGLYLAAVDRLAEAGMVYECFCTRSEIADAPRAPHAPPGAYPGTCRDLGDTARAQRRRQRPAALRLRSGVEAYTVTDLLHGEFTGPVDDLVLLRNDGVPPYNLAVVVDDAAQGIDQVVRGGDLLTSAPRQAYLASLLGLPPVQYAHVPLVLNPAGRRLAKRDGAITLGALESTGAGPDQVRDLILASLGLPPGPLEEALPEFSLERLPAEPWVFAAPPGEPLSLR, encoded by the coding sequence GTGCCCGTCTCCCCCGCCGCCGCGACCGCCGGAGCCGGCCGCTTCGCGCCGAGCCCCACCGGTGACCTGCATGTCGGCAACCTGCGCACAGCCATCCTGGCCTGGCTGTTTGCCCGTGCCACGGGTCGCCGCTTCCTGCTGCGGGTCGAGGACCTTGATCCCGAACGCTCCACGACCGGGACCGGCCAGCTGCGCGACCTCACCGCCGTCGGGCTCTCCTGGGATGCCGTACCCGTCCGGCAGTCCGAGCGCACCGGGCTGTATCTGGCCGCCGTTGACCGGCTGGCTGAGGCCGGCATGGTTTATGAGTGTTTCTGCACGCGCAGCGAAATTGCCGATGCGCCCCGCGCTCCCCATGCGCCGCCCGGGGCCTACCCGGGTACCTGCCGGGATCTGGGTGACACCGCCCGGGCACAGCGGCGGCGCCAGCGGCCCGCGGCGCTGCGGCTGCGCAGCGGAGTGGAGGCGTACACCGTGACGGACCTGCTGCACGGCGAATTCACCGGGCCGGTGGATGACCTGGTGCTGCTGCGCAATGACGGCGTTCCGCCCTACAACCTCGCGGTGGTGGTGGACGACGCCGCGCAGGGCATCGACCAGGTGGTGCGCGGCGGTGACCTGCTCACGTCGGCGCCGAGGCAGGCTTATCTGGCGTCGCTGCTCGGACTGCCGCCGGTTCAATACGCCCATGTCCCGCTGGTCCTGAATCCGGCCGGACGCCGGCTGGCCAAGCGCGACGGCGCCATCACCCTCGGCGCGCTGGAGAGCACAGGCGCGGGGCCGGATCAGGTTCGGGACCTCATCCTGGCCTCCCTGGGCCTGCCGCCCGGGCCGCTGGAGGAGGCTCTGCCGGAGTTTTCCCTGGAGCGGCTGCCGGCCGAACCGTGGGTTTTCGCGGCACCGCCGGGTGAGCCGCTCAGCCTCCGTTGA
- a CDS encoding exonuclease domain-containing protein: MTLNFTAIDFETANGSRASACALGMVKVRNGEIVERGHWFLRPTDGGGFWPNNVRIHGITEAMVATAPTWSQVHAEIAAFIGDDAIMAHNAGFDLDVFRKTSETAGIASQPFRYGCSVKMAQALLPLENHKLPTVHAALGFGTFAHHDGLADAEACANITISLAQREGMAHIDAVLKSWGSTAPAGVAGVPAAAGVARPGAAAGSRGQRFAPRPSLDLTEPVAAISAKMGGHMVSFTGDFSVERPVLQQLVLEHGGALNNHAPTRATTLLVVGDWDAQMLRPGAVVSRSVQKAQDLRAKGQSLEIIGEASFWQLVDADPEAAVAAAAAAALLPSAHEPLSLADTPPALPKRRDVKGMGGVLAGMGPADLAAATFKSEHYGVFRVAGTAFKSPVLGVRMLGHRSIENNAKPERDIHSLALLQGEDAAFVTVLTAHTPDTEFMDVLLGSVRHGDLVTAVFDALGGPFVVQAVAVYAPVADMFMLGSMILARHGRPGTKLSWLQSVIPRAEHALAVPEQITAWDFYESSTD, from the coding sequence ATGACATTGAACTTCACCGCGATCGACTTTGAAACAGCCAACGGATCGCGGGCCTCGGCCTGCGCCCTGGGCATGGTGAAGGTTCGAAACGGAGAGATTGTCGAGCGGGGTCACTGGTTCCTGCGGCCCACCGACGGCGGTGGCTTTTGGCCGAACAACGTCAGGATCCACGGCATCACCGAGGCGATGGTGGCTACCGCGCCCACCTGGTCACAGGTCCACGCTGAGATCGCGGCGTTCATCGGCGACGACGCCATCATGGCCCACAACGCCGGCTTCGACCTGGACGTGTTCCGCAAGACCAGCGAGACTGCCGGCATTGCGTCCCAGCCGTTCCGCTACGGCTGCTCGGTGAAAATGGCGCAGGCGCTGCTGCCATTGGAGAACCACAAACTGCCCACCGTCCACGCCGCGCTGGGCTTCGGCACCTTCGCCCACCACGACGGGCTCGCCGACGCCGAGGCATGCGCCAACATCACCATCAGCCTGGCGCAGCGGGAAGGGATGGCCCATATCGACGCCGTCCTGAAGTCCTGGGGCTCCACCGCTCCGGCGGGTGTCGCCGGTGTTCCGGCTGCGGCCGGGGTGGCGCGGCCGGGCGCGGCGGCAGGGTCCCGGGGCCAGCGGTTTGCTCCGCGTCCCAGCCTGGACCTGACCGAGCCGGTGGCAGCAATCTCCGCGAAAATGGGCGGGCACATGGTCTCCTTCACCGGCGACTTTTCCGTGGAACGCCCGGTCCTGCAGCAGCTGGTGCTCGAACACGGCGGAGCGCTGAACAACCATGCCCCGACCCGCGCCACCACCCTGCTGGTGGTGGGCGACTGGGACGCTCAAATGCTGCGGCCCGGCGCCGTCGTCAGCCGCTCTGTCCAAAAGGCCCAGGACCTGCGGGCCAAGGGCCAGAGCCTGGAGATCATCGGAGAAGCTTCATTCTGGCAGCTGGTGGACGCAGATCCCGAGGCAGCCGTGGCCGCCGCCGCTGCGGCCGCGCTGCTGCCCTCGGCCCACGAGCCGCTGTCCCTGGCAGACACCCCTCCGGCGCTGCCCAAACGCCGCGACGTCAAGGGCATGGGCGGGGTCCTGGCCGGGATGGGACCGGCGGACCTCGCCGCCGCCACCTTCAAGAGCGAGCACTACGGGGTGTTCCGGGTCGCCGGCACCGCGTTCAAATCCCCGGTGCTCGGCGTGCGGATGCTCGGCCACCGCAGCATCGAAAACAACGCCAAGCCCGAGCGCGACATCCACTCCCTGGCACTCCTGCAGGGCGAGGACGCAGCCTTTGTCACCGTCCTGACCGCCCACACCCCGGACACCGAATTCATGGATGTCCTGCTCGGCAGCGTCCGGCACGGAGACCTGGTGACCGCGGTGTTTGATGCCTTGGGCGGCCCGTTCGTGGTCCAGGCCGTGGCGGTCTATGCTCCCGTCGCGGACATGTTCATGCTCGGCTCGATGATCCTGGCCCGCCACGGACGTCCCGGCACCAAGCTCAGCTGGCTGCAGTCCGTGATCCCGCGCGCCGAGCACGCGCTGGCGGTGCCCGAGCAGATCACCGCCTGGGACTTCTACGAATCCTCGACCGACTAA
- a CDS encoding ATP-binding cassette domain-containing protein — protein MSTEASTETIPAATPVLELRGLKVHHRTRTGSIFRPNIVKAVDGVDFTVRRGETVGVVGESGCGKSTLASVLVGLQEPTAGEVLFHGKPVNVRRAADRKRFGQDVAVVFQDPSTALNPRMTIQDILTDPLQVHGIGDARSRAAKVKDLLALVGLPYTAAEVTPHQVSGGQRQRVAIARALALDPAVIVADEPTSALDVSVRAQVLNLLSDLKRELNLGMVFISHDIQTVRYVSDRICVMYYGGIVEEGDAEQIFTHPKDDYTRKLLGAAPSLLHP, from the coding sequence ATGAGCACCGAAGCGTCCACCGAGACCATCCCCGCGGCCACCCCCGTCCTGGAGCTGCGCGGCCTCAAGGTCCACCACCGCACCCGCACGGGCTCCATCTTCCGGCCCAACATCGTCAAGGCGGTGGACGGTGTGGACTTCACCGTCCGCCGCGGCGAGACCGTGGGCGTGGTGGGGGAGTCCGGCTGCGGCAAGTCGACGCTGGCCTCCGTGCTGGTCGGGCTGCAGGAACCGACCGCCGGGGAGGTCCTGTTCCATGGCAAACCCGTCAACGTGCGGCGCGCGGCGGATCGGAAACGCTTCGGCCAGGACGTCGCCGTCGTCTTCCAGGACCCGTCCACCGCCCTGAACCCGCGGATGACCATCCAGGACATCCTCACCGACCCGCTGCAGGTCCATGGGATCGGCGACGCACGTTCCCGGGCCGCGAAGGTAAAGGACCTGCTGGCGCTGGTGGGCCTGCCCTACACCGCCGCAGAGGTCACTCCGCACCAGGTCTCCGGCGGACAGCGGCAGCGCGTGGCCATTGCCCGGGCCCTGGCCCTGGACCCGGCCGTCATTGTCGCCGATGAACCCACCTCCGCCCTGGACGTTTCCGTCCGCGCGCAGGTGCTGAACCTGCTGTCCGACCTGAAGCGGGAACTGAACCTGGGCATGGTCTTCATCTCGCATGACATCCAGACCGTCCGCTATGTTTCGGACCGGATCTGCGTCATGTACTACGGCGGGATCGTCGAAGAAGGCGACGCCGAGCAGATCTTCACCCACCCGAAGGACGACTACACCCGCAAGCTGCTGGGCGCCGCGCCCAGCCTGCTGCACCCCTGA
- a CDS encoding N-acetylmannosamine-6-phosphate 2-epimerase has product MLDLSMLESRLIVSCQAYPGEPLRDPRTMARMAQAAVAGGAVAVRIQGITDLEQTRVAVEVPMIGLWKDGADGVFITPTLEHALACVAAGSDIVAIDGTRRPRPDGRTLEETITALHAQTDALVMADCGSALDAKAAADAGADLIGTTLAGYTGERTKTDGPDLDLITEIAALDLGLPLIAEGRIHTPAQARACLDAGAFAVVVGTAITHPTTITGWFAGALAG; this is encoded by the coding sequence ATGCTTGACCTGTCCATGCTGGAGTCCCGGCTGATTGTTTCCTGCCAGGCCTATCCGGGGGAGCCGCTGCGCGATCCCCGGACCATGGCGCGGATGGCCCAGGCCGCCGTCGCCGGCGGGGCAGTGGCGGTCCGGATCCAGGGGATAACCGACCTGGAACAAACCAGGGTTGCGGTGGAGGTTCCCATGATCGGGCTCTGGAAGGACGGCGCCGACGGCGTCTTCATTACCCCCACGCTGGAGCACGCGCTGGCCTGCGTGGCTGCCGGGTCCGACATCGTGGCCATCGACGGCACCCGCCGTCCGCGGCCGGACGGCCGAACCCTCGAGGAGACGATCACTGCCCTGCACGCGCAGACCGATGCCCTGGTGATGGCGGACTGCGGCTCTGCCCTGGACGCCAAGGCCGCGGCCGACGCCGGAGCGGACCTGATCGGGACGACGCTGGCCGGATACACCGGCGAGCGGACCAAAACTGATGGCCCGGACCTGGACCTGATTACCGAAATCGCCGCCCTGGACCTGGGCCTGCCGCTGATTGCCGAGGGCCGCATCCACACCCCGGCGCAGGCCAGGGCCTGCCTGGACGCGGGGGCGTTCGCCGTCGTCGTCGGGACCGCGATCACGCACCCCACCACGATCACCGGCTGGTTTGCCGGCGCCTTGGCCGGTTAG